In Deinococcus metallilatus, the sequence CCCGCCGTCACGTACCGGGTGTTCGTGCATTTCGGCCACCACTGCTTCACGGAGAAGAAAAAGCCTGGAGACGACCCCGCGCTCGAATACCGGCACGTCACCAACCGCGACTACCGCAGCTTCGACGCCCTGCGCTACGAGCTGTCGCGGCAACTGCCCGCCCTGGTCCGGGACCTGATGGGCAGGAAATGCTTTCACACCGGACACGGCAACTCCTTCACCATCGAGGTGACGTCGCGGGAGGGTGAGCAGGTGGAGTACGAGGTGTACTTCAAACCCTACAAGGAGCAGGGCAGCAGGCAGCTCAGGCTGATCGTGGAGAGTGCTTTTCCGCGGGACGCCGACAAGCTGGAAAACCGGCCCAAGACGAAGCCGGTCAAGTTCGAGTTCCTGCTCTACAACACCCAGATGAACAGGCCGGTCAAGGTGCAAAGGTAAAAGCGACGGCACACCTGGGGTGTGCCGTCGCTTTTGAAGTTGAACTAGAACTGATCCTCTTGGTTATCCCACTCTCGGGTAGGGACCCTCTCGGGCGGTGCCAGAGCACACGGTCATCCCGTGTTCAGCGCATACCCTGACAGCGCCATCATAGCCAAAACCGGGCACAGGGTCAATGCCCGGCGGGTGTCACCCCCTCGCTGTTCGGGAGAGGGTGTTTTCTCCTGGCTCCCGGAGGCGGAGGAAGTGGTTTCGCATCTCTGCTGTTCGCTGGGGCTCAGCCTGTTCACCTCCTAACGTCACGGGGGAAGCCGCTTAAGCTGGGGCATGGCGAAGTTCATCAAACTGGAGAACGGCAGTTACGTGAAAGCTGCGGCCAGCCACCGGATTCACCTGGAGAAGCACACCGACCCCAAGTTCTGGAAGCTGAACGCCCAGCTTTCCAAACCAGAAGGTGGCGCGGAGTGGGCCTACCTCGCGGGCGAGTTCGGCAGCCTCAAGGAGGCGGAGGAGGCGGTCAGGAAGCTCGGCAAGTAGAGCGTCGGGGCGGAGGCGACAGGCAGGTGCAGGGGTTCCCCCAGCGTTATGGACCCTGGCCCGTGAACCTGGTGCTGGTCGGTGTACAGCTCACTGGCGCCGACATCAGGCCCGGCACGAGAAACCTCCGCGGGGCCACCAGGGGCCACCTCCCGGGTCAGGTCAGCGGAATGGGGGTGCGCAGGCTGGACAGCTCTGGGAGGGTGACAGGTGGCGCTCTCCGCGGCCCGGCTCGTCGTTCCTCCTGGACATACTCCCCTGGCGCCGGGCCGAGTGAGGCGGCCCTATGCCCTATGTCAGCTCAGGGGCCGACGCCGGGGCCCGGAGGTTGGGCTGCCCCCGGCGACCTCCCTTGGCGCGGTACATGCGCTGGTCGCTGAGGCGCAGCAGCTCGCCCGCCGTCACCGCTTCGCGCGGAAAAGCGGCGATGCCCGCGCTGACACCCGACGTTGGAAAACCCTGCTCGCGCACGCGGGCCGCCACCGCTTCGATGTCCTCCAGGATCGCCACGCCCGTGTCCGCCGCGCCTGACAGGATCGCCGCGTACTCGTCGCCCCCGATGCGGTACACCTCGCCGCGGTCCCCAAGCGCCGCCTGCAGGGTCCGCGCGAAGGCGCGCAGCAGGTCGTCGCCGCGCTCGTGGCCCTGGTGGTCGTTCACGGCCTTGAGGCCGTCGAGGTCCATGGACAGCACCAGAACACTGTCACCGTGGGCCGCCTCCCGGAGCGCGCGCTCCAGGTCCTCCTCAAAGGCCCGGCGGTTGGGAAGGTTCGTGAGCACGTCCGTGCGGGCGGCGAGTTCGAGGCGCCGCGCCGTCGATTCGGCCTCCCGCCGCGCCCGCTCGAGGTCGCGCGTCTGTTCCGCCAGCAGGTGCTCGTAGTGCGCGCGCAGCGCCGCCACGTCCTGCCCCGGGCCTTGGAGCGCCGGGAGGTGGAACTGTGCGCCCGCCTCCCGCTGCGCGCGCAGCTCACGCCGCATGTCCTCCTCGTACGTCGCCGCCCCGAACACGCACAGGGCGGCGTCCACCACCCGGGGGTCGAACTGTGTGTCGCGGCCGCGGTGGAGTTCCGCGAGCGCCTGCTCCCGGGTCCACGCCGCCTTGTAGGGCCGCGCGTGCGTGAGGGCATCGAACACGTCCGCGACCGCCACGATGCGCCCCATCAGCGGAATGGCCTCGCCCGCGAGGCCGCGCGGGTACCCGCGCCCGTCCCAGCGCTCGTGGTGCGACCACGCGATGTCCTCGGCCATCTGCAGCAGCGCCGACTCGCCGCTCGCGAGCAGGCGCGCGCCCAGCGCGGCGTGCGCGCGCATCTCGTCGTACTCCCCCGGCGTGAGCGGCCCCGCCTTGAGCAAGATCGCGTCCGGGATCCCGATCTTGCCGACGTCGTGCAGGCGCGCGGCGACCCGCGCCAGTTCCACCTGCGCGGCGGGCAGCCCGAGGTGCGCGGCCAGGCGCGCGGTGCCGTGCCCCACGCGCCAAGTGTGTTCGCCGGTCGCGTCGTCGCGGTACTCGGCGGCGGTCGCCAGCCGCGCGGCCACCTCGAGCTGCGCGCGCTCGAGGGCGGCGGTGCGTTCGAGCACGGTGCGCTCGGCCCCCTCGCGGGCGCGCCGCTCGATCTCGGTGCGCTCGCGCTGCGCCTCCGCCTCCTGGCGGGCGCGCTCGATGTCGAAGCGGGCGGTCAGCTCGCGCGTCTTGCGGTCGCCCTCCTCCGTGAAGAGTTCACGCTCGACGCGGTGGTGCTCCCGGTAGAGGGCGAGGGCCTGCGCCGCGTCGCCCTGACGTTCGAGGACGTCCGCGAGCGCGAGCAGCACCTCGCACTCGCTCTTCTTGCGCTTCACCTCGCGGGCCAGCCTCAGCGCCTCGCCCAGGCGCGCGAGGGCCAGCGGCAGCTCGTCCCGGCGCGCGGCGAGGCGGCCGAGGTGGTGCAGGGCGTCGAGTTGCCCCTCCACGTCCTCGCCCCGGCGGGCCAGCTCCAGGGCCCGCGCGTGAGACGCGACGGCCTCCCCGAGCTCTCCCGCGCGCTCGTGCAGGCGACCCAGCCCGTCGAGGGCGGACACCTCCCCGGGCGCGTACCCGATGGCGCGCGCGCGTTCCCGCGCGCCCAGCAGCTGGGCGCGCGCCTCGTCGTCCTGGCCCGCCTCCTGCCGCGCCGCGCCGATGTTGAGCAGGGCCACGACCTCGACGAGCGTGTCGCCGCCGCTCCTCGCCAGGGCGAGGGCCTGCCCGAAGTGCTCGACCGCCCTGTCCACATCGCCCATGTCGAGGTAGAGCGTGCCCAGGTTGAGGACCGTGCGGTTGAGGGTCCGGGCGTCGTCCCCCCGGCCGCGCAGCAGGGCGTGCGCCTCGGTGAGGGCCCCCAGCGCCTCCGGGTAGCGGCCCAGGCTGACGTACAGGTTCCCGATGTTGCACAGGCAGCTCGACTCTCCGGCGTGGTCCCCCAGCGCGCGGTGCGCGGCCAGCGCCTCCTCGAGGGCCGCGAGGGCCTCGGCATACGCGCCGCGGGTGTGCCGCGCGCCCGACAGCCGGTTGAGCATCCGCGCCTGCACGGCCAGGTGCCCGTGCGCGCGGGCGAGGCCGAGCGCTTCGAGAAACTGCGCCTCGGCGGCGGCGATGTCCCCATAATCCAGCATCAGCTTGCCGTCCGCGCCCAGCGCCTCCATGACGCCCGGCAGGTCGCCTGCCCGCCTGGCGACGTTCCGGGCGCGCCCGAACGCGTCACGGGCTTCATCGCGCATCCCGCGTTCCGCCAGCGCGGCACCCAGGACGAGCAGGGCGCGCACCTCTCCCGCCGGGTACACCGCGCCTCGCGCGGCCGACCGTGCCTCGCGCGCCACTTCGGCCGCGCGAGGCGCGTCCGCGCCGACCAACTGTTCGGCGGCCCCGACGAGCGCGTCCACGACCGTCTGGGCGTCACCTCCCGCTGCGCCGCTCAATTCAAGCCGCGTCGCCCGCCGGTCCCCGCGCACACCGCCGTCCATCTCACCCGCCTGCCGTCCCGACCGCCAGGGCCCTCGTCTCACTCGTTATGGTCGTCATTCTCGTCGCCCAGCCCCAACACGTCGCGCAAAAAAGCCTCGAGGTCGAGCCGACCCTGCACGCCGAGTTTGGTCCTGTACGCGCGGTTGCCGGGCAGGCCGTACACGTTGTGGGCGCGCGCACTCATCTTTTGCGCGAGATCCCCACGCACCTTCTTGTCCGACTCCCCGAGGGCCAGCGCGAGCCCGCCCGCCGCCATGGGGGCCGCCATCGACGTGCCGCTCCACGCCGCGAGCTGCGGCACGCCGTTCGCGTCGCGCGGCGCGGGGCCGAACACGTCCTCGCCGGGCGCGACCACCTCCAGGGCGCTGCCGTAGTTCGAGAAGCTGGACTTGACGTCGCGCGCGTCGACGCTGCCGACGCTGAGCTCGCGCTCGTTGCCCTTGCCGGCCGCGTCGCGCGCGGGATAGGTGATGGGATCCGTGTTCTCGTTCCCGGCGGACGCGACCACGAACACGCCGCTCCTGGTCGCTCGCTCGATGGCGTCCTGCACGATCTGAGAGCGCTCGTCGCTGCCCAGGCTGAGGTTGATCACGCGCGCGCCGTGCTTGACGGCCCAGTCGATGGCCTTGGCCACGCCGAGGATGTCGCCGGAGCCGTCCGGGCCGAGGACGCGCAACGGCAGGATGGTCGCGTTCGGCGCCACCTGCAGCACGATGCCCGCCACGCTCGTGCCGTGCCCGTACCCGCCGATGCCGAGGGCCCCCTCGTCCTGCGGCAGCGCGTCGTTGCCGTAGAAGTCCCACCACTCGCCCTGCGGCGCGAGCGCCCCCTCGAAGGCGGGATGGGTGAGGTCGAGGCCCGTGTCGATGACCGCGACCTTGACGCCCGCGCCGAGATGCGGGGCGAGCCGCTGCGCCTGCTGGAGCCGGACCTGTCCCCAGGTCACGCTGTTCTCGGGCACCGGCGCGTAGCTGCCCCCGGCCCACAGGGTGCGCCGCCCACCCGTCCAGGCCCGGAACTCGCCCCCCGCCCACAGGGTGCGCCGCCCCTGCATGGCGGTCACGCCCCCACCATCGAAGGCGGCCTGGTTGGGTTCGACGACGCGCCGCGACCGCGCCTTCCCCCCGGCACCCTGAGTGACAACGGGGAGTTGCGCGGAATCGACGGCGAGCAGGGCGTAGCCTGCCTGCGCGCTGAACGCGACCACCCTGCCCCCGAACTCGCGCTCAAGGCCCTGGACGCTGTCCGACTTGTCCGCGCTGACCATCAGGGCGTAGGGCGCCCGCGCCGTCGGTACGGCGATGGGCGTGGCCGTCGTCACGGGGGCCGGATCGGGAACGGGCGTCGCGGCCTCGCTGGCAGGTTGCTGCCCGCAGGCGGCGAGCGCCAGGGCCAGGAGGACGGTCCCCGGGAGGCGTGATGTGCGGGTCATGGGCATCTGCGGTGTCCTTTCGGGTTCCGTGTCTGTCGAAAGGCAGGGAACTCTTCACGCCCAACGTAGGAGGAGGACTCTTACACAGCTCTTTTCGTGTCCTCCTGCTCGCCCTGTGAAGACCTGTGGCGCGGGGAGGAGGGACTCCGCCAGCCTCCCCGCGTGACTCGGGGGAAAGGTCTCTCAACGGGGTGAGGAGGACGGCGAATGCCGATGTTCGCCCCCTGGGACGGCACCTCCTCGACCTGGGCTCGCGCAGCGTTCGGGCCCGGGCGGCCACGGATCGAGAACGCCGTCCAGGACCCGTGACGCGGGAAGCCCTGCTCGGTTCGGCCCGACGAGATCACCTGCTCCGCGCGGGGTCCCGACGCCGGGGGCGCCCCCTTCCCTCGGCCTACCCACCGGCCACCACGCTCCCGATGCGGGGAGGGCGTCGCGTCAGCGTCGGGGAGCGTCTCCCGCCGCCGAACCCCGCACAACACCGTCCCCACTTGGGCTCACCGCCGCCCCGCGCGCAGCTTGCGCAGCTCCAGCCCCACCGGGATCAGGCTCAGGACGACGGCCACGCCCACCACCAGCAGGATGTAGCGGTCGAGGTGCGGGATCAGGCCGCCCAGCCAGAAGCCGAGCAGGGGCACGCTGATCGCCCACAGCAGCCCGCCCACGACGTTGTAGGTCAGGAACCGGGCGTAGGGCATCTTGCCGACCCCGGCGAGCGTCGGCGCCACCGTGCGCACCACCGGCACGAAGCGGGCCAGGATCAGCGAGAGGGCCCCGTAGCGCTCGAAGAACGCCTGGGTGCGCTCCACGTACTCGGGGCGAAACAGGCGGCTGTCCGGGCGGCTGAACACCGCCGGGCCGAAGCGGCGCCCGATGAAGTACCCGGTGCTGTCCCCGATGACCGCGCCCAGGGCCACCGCGAGCATCACGCCCGCCAGGTGCAGGCTGCCCTGCTGGGCGAGGATGCCCGCCGTGATCAGCAGGCTGTCGCCCGGCAGGAAAAAGCCGATCAGCAGCCCGCTCTCGGCGAAGACGATGGCGAAGATGCCCAGGTAGGAGACGCTGAGCAGGAGCTGGGGAAGGTCGACCATGCCCCCACCCTAGAGAGCCGAGGTAAAGAACGCGTATACCGAGAGGGGGAGCGGCTCAGGCCACTCCCCCCGGGAAGCCGCCCCTCAGCCCGCCCGCAGCACCTCGGTCACCCGCCGGTTGGAGGCGGCCTGCGCCAGCCGCAGGGCGGCCAGGGTGCTGAGGGCGGCGGCGGCCAGCAGGCCCACCAGGTAGGGCCAGGGCAGCACCATCACCTCGGGCGGCGGGTCGAAGACGCCCTGGAGCAGCTTGATGAGGGTCTGCGCGACCCCCAGGCCGATCACGCCCCCGAGCACCCCGCCGAGGCCCACGACGACCAGCGCCTCACCCGACAGGAAGGCGCCGAGTTGCTTCTGCGTCGCGCCCAGGGCTCCCAGCACGGTGAAGGTGCGGCGGCGCTCGGCCAGCCCCAGGGCCAGCACCAGCCCGGTCGCCCCGGCGAGCAGCAGGGCCGCGAAGGCCAGCTCGATGCGCGACAGGCCCGCGAGGTTCACCGCCGTGAGGCCCGACGCGATCCGGCTGCGCACCGTGGCGAGGTCGGTGACCGTCACGCCGGGGAGATCGCGGGTCGCCCGCCGGGCGGCGTCCACGACCGCCTGCGGGGACCCGCTCACCTTGAGGAGCGCCACCTCGGCCACCGGGTTGCCGGTCGCCTTGGCGAGGTAGCTCGCGTTGGCGACCAGGAAGGAGTCCTTGGGGGCGGTGGGGAACTCGCGCACCACGCCGACGAAGGTGAAGGGGACGATCCCGTACCCGTGGGTGCGGGCGTTCAGCAGCCGCAGGTTCAGCCGGTCGCCGAGCGAGAGCTGGTAGTCGTTGACCGTCTCCTGCGAGACGAACAGGGCGTCCGGGCGGGCCCGGAGCTTCGCCAGCGCCCCCTGCGCCGTCGTCCCCTTGAAATAGGTGTTCGACAGGCGGCTGACCTGGGTGAAGTGCGCGGCGTCGATGCCGTAGATGTCCTGGAGGTCCGCGCCCACGTAGGCGAAGCGGTGGATCAGCGGCTGGGTGCCCACCACGCCCGGCAGGGCCCCCAGGGTGGCCAGCCGTGGCCCGGCGGGGCCGTTCGCGGTGCCCGTGACGGTCACGTCCGCCCCGTTGGTGAGCACGGCGTCCACCCGCGCCTGGTCGTTGTAGGTCGCGTTGAAGATCGAGGTGGAGACCGCGAAGGCGGTGGCGAGGGCGACGAGCGCCGCCCCGCGCGTCAGGAGGGGCCGTTGCCGCCCCAGCGCGGCCGCGACGGTCCCCGCCAGGGTCCCGGCCAGGGGCCGCAGCAGCCGGGTCAGCGCGCCCCGCCGCAGCAGCAGGCCCAGCAGCCGCATCGCCAGCAGGGTGCCGCCCAGCCACAGGGCCAGCGGCGCGACGAAGGCCTCGATCTGGATGCTCGCCTGGGGGACGCCTTCCGGCGCGAGCACGAGCTGGTAGCCCCCGGCGGCGCTGCGCCAGAACATCACCCCGGCCAGGACGAGCAGCAGCAGGTCGAGGGAGAGGCGCTGCCACAGCGGCGTCCCGGCCCGGCCCACGACCTGCCGCTGGGCGGCGACCGTGGACGACCGGATCGCGCCCAGGGTGGGCAGCAGGACGGCCAGCAGCGAGAGGAGCAGCCCCGCCAGGACCGGCAGCGCAAGCAGGGGGACGCCCACGGCCGTGCCCGGCGTGACCAGGGGCGAGAGCAGCACGTAGGCCAGGAGGCCCAGCACGGTGCCGACGCCCGCCACCAGCCCCGCCTCCGCCGCTCCCAGCCGCAGGATGGTGCGGTCACCCGCTCCCCGGACGCGCAGCAGGGCCGCCTCGGTCCGGCGCTGCCCGGCGCTCGCCCCCGCGACGCTCAGGGTCAGCGCCCCGGCGAGCAGGGCCCCCGGCAGCCCCAGGAACAGGAACAGCGCCTGGGCGTAGAGGGCGTCCTCCCGCGCCCCGTCGAGCTTGGCCGCCAGGTTGTTGCCGACCACGGCCCCGCCCGAGAGCCGCGCCTCGACGTTGTTGGCGAGCGTCCCGGCCAGCGCGAAGGCCCGGCCCGGGTTGCTGGGGAGCGGGGTGCCCAGCCGCACGTGGAGCTGCTCGCGTACCGTGTCGGGCCGCGCCAGCTTCTGCGGGGCGAACAGGGCGTCCCACTGGGCGCGGGGAAGCAGCACCACGTTGTCCGGCGGCGCCTGGGGGGCGAGGCCCTTCGGCGCCCCGACCGCCTGGAACAGCGAGTCGGCCTGCGGAAGGTCGACGACCCCGGCGACCCGCAGCCCCACCGGGGCGGCCCCGTAGCGTCCGATGTTCACCGTGTCCCCCACGGCGGCGTGCAGGTTCGCCGCCGTCTGCTGCGACAGCACCACGCCGTCCGGCGACCCGATCAGGGGACGCAGCTCGGCGGGGAAGGCGGCGCGGTAGCCCGGCGGCAGCCCCAGCACCTTGCCCGCCCCGGTGGTCTGGACGGTGCCGCCCGTGTTGGCCGTGAAGCCGGGCACGTCCGCGTACCCGACCGCCGCGAGGGTCCGGACCGGAGTGGCGGCGCGGATGGCGGCCTCGGCCTGGGCGCGGCTGGTGTTCTGCCCCAGCAGCACCTGCCAGTCCACCGGGACCGACCCGATGGCCCGGCGGGTCATGTTGGCCGTGCCCGCCGCGATGAACGACAGCAGGAAGGTCAGGAAGGCGACGGTCAGACCGACTCCCAGCGCGCTGCCCCACAGACGCAGGGGACGGCGTGCCATCAAACCGCGCAACCACAGGCTGGTCATGAGGGTCCCTCCTTGGTGGCCCGGCTCAGGAGCCCGCCGCCCTCCATGCGCCAGAGGGTGTCGAGGCGCCGGGCGACGGCCTCGTCGTGGGTCGCCATCACCAGAGCCGAGCTGGGTTCGAGGGCCGAGAGCAGCACGTCCATCAGGTGCCCGGCGGTGACGGAATCGAGCTGCCCGGTCGGCTCGTCGGCCAGGATCAGCCGGGGCCGGGTGACGAGCGCCCGCGCGACCGCCACCCGCTGCGCCTGCCCGCCGGAGAGTTCCTCGGGAAGCTGTTCGGCGAGCGGCAGCAGTTCCAGGGTATCCAGGGCCCGCCGGGCTTCCCCGGTGGCCGCTTTCGGCGTGGCCCCCGTCAGCAGCAGCGGGAGCGCCACGTTCTCCAGCGCGGTCAGGGGCGGCATCAGGCTCTGGGCCTGGAAGACGAAGGCGACCTTGCCGGGCCGGAGCGTGTTCGCCTCACCCAGCGCGGGCCAGCTCACCGTCCCCGTGGTCGGCGTGTCGAGCCCGCCGAGCAGGTGCAGCAGGGTGCTCTTGCCGCTGCCGGAGGGGCCCAGCAGCGCGATCCGGTCGCCGGGGCGCACCTGGAGCGTCGTCTCCCGCAGGGCGGTGACCTCCTGCCCGCCTACGGTGAAGGTCCGGCCCACCCCGCGCGCCTCGGCCAGCGGGGTGGTCGCCGCGTCCACCTGCCGGGGCGATGCCGCGCCTGAGGAAACGGGCCCGGGGGTCAGCCGTCCCGGTGAGACGTCCACCATCCTGGGTTCAGGCATCCTGCCACCTCCCGTCTTTCAGCCGCAACACGCGCGTCGCCCGGGCGGCCAGCCGGGAGCTGTGGGTGGCGATCACGGCGCAACGTCCGCCGCGCCCCTCCCCCCGCACGAACGCCTCGATCACCCCGATGACCCGCTCCTCGGTCCGCGCGTCCACCTCGGCGGTCGGCTCGTCGGCCAGCAGCGCGGCGGGGCGGTGGGCCAGCGCCGCCGCGAGCGAGGCGCGCGCGATTTCCCCTCCGGAGAGCTGCGCCGGGAAGGCGTGCCGCCGGTGGTCCAACCCGAGCTGCCCCAGCAGGTCCAGCGCGCGGGCCCCGCCCGGCTGACCGAGCAGCCGCCCGGTCAGGGTCACGTTGTCGAGCACGTTCAGGTGCGCGAGCAGGTTCCCGCCCTGCAACATCACGCCCAGGTGCCGGGCCCGCACCCCCGCCCGCTGGGCCTCGGGCCGCCGGGTCAGCCGCTCGCCCGCCACCGTCACCGCGCCGCCGTCCGGGTCGTCCAGGCCCGCCAGGCAAGAGAGCAGGGTGCTCTTGCCGCTGCCGGAGGCGCCCAGCAGGACGACGAGTTCTCCCGGCGCCACGTCCAGGCTGACCCCGCGCAGGGCGCGCACCTCCTCGTCCGCCACGTGGTAGAAGCGGTACAGGTCCACGGCCTCCAGGATGGACATGGCCCTCACCGCCACACGAACGAACGCGCGACCCGGTTCCAGGCGTCCACGTTGTCCGCCCCCCTGGGGGCACTCATCCGCAGCACGACCTCGCGCCCGTTTCTGGTGAGCACGTACAGGTCGTTGTCCAGCACCGCGCGCCGTCCCGTCACCGCGTTCGGGGCGGAGGTGGAGATGAAGCGCGCCAGGACGGCGTTCCCGGCGGGCAACGGCGCCGCCTTGACCAGGGTGACCTTCAGGCTGGGGTCCGTCCGGGCCAGCGCGGCGAGGTCACCCGCCCGGACCGCCGCGACCCCCGGGGTCCCTGCCGCCCTGCGGGCCGTCAGCTCGACGGTGCCGTACTTGGAGGTGAAGCTCACCGTGCCGCCCTGCTCGCGGCGGGCCCAGCCTTCCGGGATTTCCAGGCTGTAGCCTCCCGGCGCGTTCGTGTAACGCACGAAGGCCTGTGAGTCGGGGATGTCGCCGACCGGGTGAGTCTCGGGCGCCACCTGCGTCTGCGCGAGGGCGCCGGAGACCAGGGCGAGAAGGGCGAACGTCGTTGCGGGCCGCACCAGACCTTTGTTCTTGTTCATGCCCCGACCGTAGGCCCGTCCGGTATAAACGCGGTATAGGAACCTCAGCGCGTGAACAGGTCCGTCATGGGCGTCGCCCGCGCGGCCTCGCGCAGCGGGGGCAGCCCCCAGGCGTCCTCCAGGGTCCGCAGCAGGCTGGAGTGGTTGTAGGGCCGGTTCGACCGCACCCCGCGCGGGCCGTCGCTCGTCACCACGATGGTCGCCACGGTGCCCCCGCCCCCCGCCCGGTCCCCGCCGCCACCCTCGTCGAAGGTGATCACCAGGGCGGCGTGGTCCTTCCAGGCACCCGAGGCCATGATCTTCCCGGCCCACTCGCGCACGAAGGCGTCCCCTGCCCGCTCCAGCCGCGAACCACGCCAGCAGGTCAGCGCCCCGTGCAGGTCGTGACACAGGTCCGGCACGATCAGCGCGAAGGTGGGAACGGTCCCGGCGCGCAGGTCGGCGTCCAGCTCCCCCAGGGGGACCACCTTGCGGGCGCGGACTGGGTCGCGGGCGATGTCCGCCGCGAGCATCAGGGGGTTGTGTTTCTTGGCGTACACGCCGGTGGAGGGACCGTCCCAGCCAGGGCCGGGCAGTCCCTGGAAGTAACCCTTCCAGGTCTTCCCCGCGCGCTCCAGTTGCAGGGCGAGGTTGTCTCCGGGGAAACGCTGGCCGGAGTCGTCGCTGCGGCTGCCGAAGGTGCTGCCGAACAGCAGGGCCACGTAGTTGGGCAGGCTGGGGTGGGCGACCCCGGTGTAGTTCGTGGCAAGACCGTACTCCCGCGCGAGCGCGTTCAGCGTCGGCAGGTTGGGGTTGCCCAGCACTCCACCGGCACTGGTGTTCTCCAGCACCAGCACGAACACGTGTGAGAAGGGCGGCAGGGTTCTGGGCTGGGCCACCACGGTCCCCAGCAGGACCGGGGAGAGCCACAGCAAGTGGCGGGCCACCCGCAGGACCGGCCCGGCGAGCGGAACCACGCCGCGTGCCCGGACGCTTCCCGGTGGGGTCAGGAGGTGGGCCCTTCCTCGACCGGACGTGGAGTGTTCTGAAGGCCGGGCCTCTGCGGGGCAAGGGGAATACCTGAGCATGGGGTCTCCTGGGATGGGGCGTCGAGGGCGGCGGGGTTGAGGGCGGGTCAGGCAGGAAAACGCAGGCTGACCTCGAAGGCGCCTTCCTCCCAGCGGGGCAGAAGGTCGGCGTTCCAGCGCCGGGCGAGGGCCGCCACCAGCGGCAGGCCCAACCCGCTTCCGGCGGTCCCCTGGGTACCAGCGCCGCGCTCGAAAGGTTCCAGCAGCCGGGTCCACTGGGCCTGATCCGGCCCGGGACCCACGCTGCGTACCGTGACCTCACGTTCCCGGACCCGCACCAGGACGCCACCCGTGCCGTACTTGAGCGCGTTCTCGATCAGGTTGGCGAGGGCGCGTCCCACCCCCTCCGCCTCGGCCTGCACCCAGCTCTCGTTGAGGTCGAGCTGCACCTGCCTCCCCGCCCGGCGCGCCACCTCGTCGAGCGCGTCCACCACCGCCGCGGCGCTGCCCGCCAGTTCCACCCGTTCCAGACGCACCGGGGCGTCGGTGCGGGCCAGGGCGAGCAGGCTCTCCGAGAGGGTGACCAGCGCGTCCACCCGGCCCTGCATCCCGCTCAGGGCACGCTGGTAGTCGGCGGCCTCACGCGGGCGCTCCAGGGTGAGGTCGAGGCGGCCCTTGAGCACGGTCAGCGGCGTGCGCAGCTCGTGGGCGGCGATGCGGGCGAAGCTCTTCTCGCGCTCGATGGTGCCCTCGAGCTGGTCGAGCATCGCGTTCACGGTGGAAGTCAGCCGGGCCATCTCGTCCTGGCCGGGCGCGGCGGGCACCCGCTCCTGGTAGGTGCCGCGCCGGGCGATGCCCTCGGCGGTGCGGGCCACCGCGTCCACCGGGCGCAGGGCCCGGTCGGCCAGGACGTACCCGGCCCCGCAGGCCACCATGACCATCAGCACGCTGCCGGCGCTGAGGATGCGGGCCAGGGTTTCCAGCAGCTCCACCAGGGTGTTGCTGGGCCGCGAGACCCGCAGGAACAGCCCGCCCTCGACGGGTAGGGTCAGCACCCGGTGTTCTGCCGTCGACACGAAGCCCACGCGCAGGGGAATGGCCTGGTCATGCTCCTCCTGGCCCGCGCGGGCCAGCGTCCTCCCCGTGGGCGAGAGCAGTTCGATGGCCAGGTCGCCGGTCGGTCTCAGCTCCGAGGAGAAGGTCCAGCGCCCGTTCTGGTCCTCGATGCTGCCCTGCGCCACGCTGGCGGTCTCCCGCAAGGTGGTGTCGAGCGACCCCGTTAGGCTGTCCCGGGCCAGGGCGTACACCAGCACGGCCCCGAGCAGGATGGTCACCGCGAAGACCAGCGCGTAGCCCAGCGTGAGCTTGACCCGCAGGCTCCAGTCCCGGGGTCTCCAGCCCATCCGCCGGCCGCCCCCCCCGGTCACATCGCCTCACCCCGGCCCAGCCGGTACCCGGTGCCCCGGATGGTGTCGATCAGGACGTCGGTGGTCTTGCGGCGGATGGTGCTGACGTACACGTCGATCACCTTGGGCTCCACGGCCCCCCCTTCACCCCCCCACAGGCGCTCGATGATCTCGTCGCGGGAAAAGGCCCGGCCCGGGTTCAGGACGAGCAGTTCCAGTAGCGCGAACTCCCGGCGGGTCAGCTCGGCACGGACGCCCGTAGCGTAGAGTTCCCGGCCCCCCAGATCCATCACCCAGCCCCCCGGCAGGGTCACCGTGTTCTGCGCGTTCCCGCTCGC encodes:
- a CDS encoding tetratricopeptide repeat protein translates to MDGGVRGDRRATRLELSGAAGGDAQTVVDALVGAAEQLVGADAPRAAEVAREARSAARGAVYPAGEVRALLVLGAALAERGMRDEARDAFGRARNVARRAGDLPGVMEALGADGKLMLDYGDIAAAEAQFLEALGLARAHGHLAVQARMLNRLSGARHTRGAYAEALAALEEALAAHRALGDHAGESSCLCNIGNLYVSLGRYPEALGALTEAHALLRGRGDDARTLNRTVLNLGTLYLDMGDVDRAVEHFGQALALARSGGDTLVEVVALLNIGAARQEAGQDDEARAQLLGARERARAIGYAPGEVSALDGLGRLHERAGELGEAVASHARALELARRGEDVEGQLDALHHLGRLAARRDELPLALARLGEALRLAREVKRKKSECEVLLALADVLERQGDAAQALALYREHHRVERELFTEEGDRKTRELTARFDIERARQEAEAQRERTEIERRAREGAERTVLERTAALERAQLEVAARLATAAEYRDDATGEHTWRVGHGTARLAAHLGLPAAQVELARVAARLHDVGKIGIPDAILLKAGPLTPGEYDEMRAHAALGARLLASGESALLQMAEDIAWSHHERWDGRGYPRGLAGEAIPLMGRIVAVADVFDALTHARPYKAAWTREQALAELHRGRDTQFDPRVVDAALCVFGAATYEEDMRRELRAQREAGAQFHLPALQGPGQDVAALRAHYEHLLAEQTRDLERARREAESTARRLELAARTDVLTNLPNRRAFEEDLERALREAAHGDSVLVLSMDLDGLKAVNDHQGHERGDDLLRAFARTLQAALGDRGEVYRIGGDEYAAILSGAADTGVAILEDIEAVAARVREQGFPTSGVSAGIAAFPREAVTAGELLRLSDQRMYRAKGGRRGQPNLRAPASAPELT
- a CDS encoding S8 family serine peptidase; this encodes MTRTSRLPGTVLLALALAACGQQPASEAATPVPDPAPVTTATPIAVPTARAPYALMVSADKSDSVQGLEREFGGRVVAFSAQAGYALLAVDSAQLPVVTQGAGGKARSRRVVEPNQAAFDGGGVTAMQGRRTLWAGGEFRAWTGGRRTLWAGGSYAPVPENSVTWGQVRLQQAQRLAPHLGAGVKVAVIDTGLDLTHPAFEGALAPQGEWWDFYGNDALPQDEGALGIGGYGHGTSVAGIVLQVAPNATILPLRVLGPDGSGDILGVAKAIDWAVKHGARVINLSLGSDERSQIVQDAIERATRSGVFVVASAGNENTDPITYPARDAAGKGNERELSVGSVDARDVKSSFSNYGSALEVVAPGEDVFGPAPRDANGVPQLAAWSGTSMAAPMAAGGLALALGESDKKVRGDLAQKMSARAHNVYGLPGNRAYRTKLGVQGRLDLEAFLRDVLGLGDENDDHNE
- a CDS encoding DedA family protein — its product is MVDLPQLLLSVSYLGIFAIVFAESGLLIGFFLPGDSLLITAGILAQQGSLHLAGVMLAVALGAVIGDSTGYFIGRRFGPAVFSRPDSRLFRPEYVERTQAFFERYGALSLILARFVPVVRTVAPTLAGVGKMPYARFLTYNVVGGLLWAISVPLLGFWLGGLIPHLDRYILLVVGVAVVLSLIPVGLELRKLRAGRR